The proteins below come from a single Spirochaetia bacterium 38H-sp genomic window:
- a CDS encoding tetratricopeptide repeat protein, protein MKRVLFFLLFFLIVFYSFPQAYDSYALYRDALIHIQNGEYDSAEEILSQLIKNKSDKYYADALFWYAKITLSSGEIDKASSAIEIFLTQKGVNPSYLEEAKYLKGRILFLNEDYESCIKYYDNFLTEYPESSFYANSLFWTAESMFNLGLLKEARSVYDTIAKKYSGSYKAEAAAYRVKLIDYATREEELIDLLRWCQEEYLKVVEQMGQKEKSYKEALSVYQKRLAEAPSSEEYEALQKKVEELTAENEALKKQIQELKSGVSSSAIGQ, encoded by the coding sequence ATGAAAAGGGTTTTGTTTTTTCTGCTTTTTTTTCTCATTGTTTTTTATTCTTTTCCTCAGGCATACGACAGCTATGCATTGTATAGAGATGCGCTTATCCATATACAAAATGGAGAATATGATAGTGCAGAAGAGATTCTTTCTCAGCTCATAAAAAACAAGTCAGATAAATATTATGCAGATGCCCTTTTCTGGTATGCCAAAATTACACTCTCTTCCGGTGAGATTGACAAGGCTTCCTCTGCAATAGAGATTTTTTTGACACAAAAAGGCGTTAATCCCTCATATCTTGAGGAAGCAAAGTATCTTAAGGGTAGAATTTTGTTTCTCAATGAGGATTATGAGTCCTGTATAAAATATTATGATAATTTTCTGACTGAGTATCCTGAGTCTTCTTTCTATGCCAATTCGCTTTTTTGGACTGCAGAGTCAATGTTTAACCTTGGTTTGCTCAAAGAAGCAAGAAGTGTCTACGATACTATTGCAAAAAAGTATTCTGGTTCTTATAAGGCAGAAGCAGCTGCATACCGCGTAAAACTAATAGATTACGCCACACGCGAGGAAGAGCTTATAGACCTATTGCGATGGTGTCAGGAAGAGTACCTCAAGGTTGTAGAGCAAATGGGACAAAAAGAAAAAAGTTATAAAGAGGCTCTGTCTGTTTATCAAAAGAGGCTTGCAGAGGCACCTTCTTCCGAGGAGTATGAGGCACTACAAAAAAAGGTGGAGGAACTTACTGCAGAAAACGAGGCTCTTAAGAAACAAATACAGGAGCTAAAATCAGGTGTCTCATCTTCTGCGATAGGACAATAG
- a CDS encoding thiazole synthase has protein sequence MVVDDFIVGGKTLSSRLFIGTGKFPDRRLIPDVIAESGSQVVTVALRRVNPESAEDNILSYVPDNVVLMPNTSGARNAEEAVRIARLARSAGCGNWIKIEITPDSTYLLPDNHETLLATQQLVKEGFVVLPYVMPDLVVARQLEDAGAAAVMPLGAPIGSNKGLKSRDFIAMLVEELSVPVVVDAGIGRPSEACEAMEMGCAAVLVNTAIASSENPVKMAKAFSEAVRAGRRAYLAGLGPVRDKAEASSPLTGFISSLE, from the coding sequence GTGGTTGTGGATGATTTTATAGTAGGTGGAAAAACCCTTTCCAGCAGATTATTTATAGGTACCGGAAAGTTTCCAGATAGAAGGCTTATCCCTGATGTTATTGCAGAAAGCGGCTCTCAGGTTGTTACCGTAGCATTGAGACGTGTTAATCCGGAGTCTGCAGAGGATAATATCCTCTCTTATGTGCCGGATAATGTGGTTCTTATGCCCAACACTTCCGGTGCACGTAATGCTGAAGAAGCTGTTCGTATTGCACGTCTTGCGCGTTCTGCAGGATGCGGAAATTGGATTAAGATAGAAATCACACCTGATTCTACATATCTTCTTCCGGATAATCATGAGACTCTTCTTGCTACACAACAGCTTGTAAAAGAGGGCTTTGTAGTTCTTCCCTATGTTATGCCAGACTTAGTTGTTGCAAGACAACTTGAGGATGCAGGAGCTGCAGCTGTCATGCCTCTTGGTGCACCTATAGGCAGTAACAAAGGGCTTAAAAGCAGGGATTTTATAGCTATGCTGGTAGAAGAACTTTCTGTACCGGTTGTAGTAGATGCTGGTATAGGACGGCCAAGCGAAGCCTGTGAGGCTATGGAGATGGGGTGCGCTGCAGTACTTGTAAACACTGCAATTGCATCTTCTGAAAACCCGGTGAAAATGGCAAAGGCTTTTTCCGAGGCGGTTAGAGCAGGCAGAAGAGCATATCTTGCCGGACTCGGACCTGTGCGGGACAAAGCAGAAGCTTCCAGTCCACTTACCGGGTTTATCTCTTCACTGGAGTAG
- a CDS encoding tetratricopeptide repeat protein — protein sequence MEDTVSRFNRVLQEAYEYIKAGLWEKAFKLLNRSLIKVNSPEQEIQIKASLNCIQYVQNVESEISPGKTEEAQGDEYLKGIKSFVKMTEGMGGVSEQLVFNIKHYLFSRALRSYKDSRTSGSYEPPELFFKMGRCYKGIGNFADAREILEHVVKKRPEYSPFLAELADCYALLGDIDLAKVFFREAFFYDPKAIELEFLESGMILKLIEEVKARGYAPPLLQEWLPVYGVVLGVFNIKRELRSVEVGKLKQSIFSMEEELKNMMANRDVIVPRLINRYFWLIDHYRLKNEEPIKIKDAAYKIKLLDSEIYKLYTR from the coding sequence GTGGAAGATACTGTTTCCAGGTTCAATAGGGTTTTGCAGGAGGCTTATGAATATATTAAAGCTGGCCTCTGGGAGAAAGCTTTTAAATTGCTCAACAGAAGCCTGATAAAAGTTAATTCGCCTGAGCAGGAAATACAGATAAAGGCGAGCTTAAACTGTATTCAGTATGTGCAAAATGTAGAGAGTGAAATATCTCCTGGCAAGACAGAAGAAGCACAGGGGGATGAGTATCTCAAAGGCATAAAAAGCTTTGTTAAGATGACAGAGGGAATGGGAGGTGTCTCGGAACAACTTGTTTTTAATATAAAACATTATCTTTTTTCCAGGGCGCTTAGGTCTTATAAGGATTCCAGAACAAGCGGCTCTTATGAACCACCGGAGCTTTTTTTTAAGATGGGACGTTGCTACAAGGGTATTGGAAACTTTGCGGATGCAAGAGAGATTCTTGAGCATGTCGTAAAAAAAAGACCGGAATATTCTCCGTTTCTTGCGGAACTTGCGGATTGTTATGCCCTCCTAGGAGATATTGACCTTGCCAAGGTTTTTTTTAGAGAGGCTTTTTTTTATGATCCTAAGGCTATTGAGCTTGAGTTTCTGGAATCAGGGATGATATTAAAGCTGATAGAAGAGGTAAAAGCTAGAGGTTATGCTCCTCCTCTTCTTCAGGAATGGCTTCCTGTTTATGGTGTTGTGCTAGGAGTATTCAACATAAAAAGGGAGCTAAGGTCTGTTGAAGTTGGTAAACTCAAGCAGTCTATTTTTTCCATGGAAGAGGAGCTAAAGAATATGATGGCTAACAGGGATGTTATTGTTCCCAGGCTTATTAACAGATACTTCTGGCTTATTGATCATTATAGGCTTAAGAACGAAGAACCAATAAAAATTAAGGATGCTGCATATAAAATAAAGCTTCTTGATTCTGAAATTTATAAACTTTACACCAGATAG
- the folK gene encoding 2-amino-4-hydroxy-6-hydroxymethyldihydropteridine diphosphokinase: protein MPQSFLSLGSNQGDKEKNIKSAINDLSASVEILAVSKAYITQPLYYHNQEDFLNLALKIETTLPPEKLLNTINKIEKKYGRDREKEQRYGPRPLDIDIILYDNIIIDTPHLKIPHPRLYERAFVLIPLLELDPKLTCPKTKKPLRTYLDSIDQSNWTKTPKGLTLF from the coding sequence ATGCCGCAATCCTTTCTAAGCTTGGGCTCCAACCAAGGAGACAAGGAAAAAAACATAAAATCCGCAATAAATGACCTATCAGCAAGCGTAGAAATCCTTGCTGTATCCAAAGCATACATAACACAACCTCTTTACTACCATAATCAAGAAGATTTTTTAAATCTTGCACTAAAAATAGAAACAACACTCCCACCAGAAAAACTGCTAAACACCATAAACAAAATAGAAAAAAAATACGGCCGCGACAGAGAAAAAGAACAGAGATATGGCCCAAGGCCCCTGGACATAGACATCATACTCTACGACAACATAATAATAGACACACCACACCTTAAAATCCCGCACCCTAGACTATACGAGCGAGCCTTTGTTCTGATACCACTCTTAGAACTTGACCCCAAACTTACATGTCCAAAAACAAAAAAACCGCTCAGAACCTACCTAGACAGCATAGA
- the thiS gene encoding sulfur carrier protein ThiS: MNLIVNGESVETKAKTVSELLAERGVTNRVAVEVDGHVVPYDEFSGYTLREGSHVEIIAFVGGGCG, from the coding sequence ATGAATCTCATTGTTAATGGTGAGTCTGTGGAAACCAAAGCCAAAACTGTTTCTGAGCTTTTGGCAGAACGCGGTGTAACAAACAGGGTTGCAGTGGAGGTGGATGGGCATGTTGTGCCCTATGATGAGTTCTCTGGATACACTCTCAGGGAGGGCTCTCATGTGGAAATTATTGCTTTTGTAGGAGGTGGTTGTGGATGA
- the greA gene encoding transcription elongation factor GreA, translated as MSDELKKQLQEKLTEEKWTRAALSSYSVSQFEEFDSLIDKIHGEGIANDALTICNEHLTHTQNSVVALYISGILRIEKRPIDDQNLTALIELFADHHKWKIVEYLCNRVLQYGENRFALKTLAHWYETEGLEDKKLEIWERLIKVDYEESELVKILAQKKEENGKIDEAIDLYKKALHRYINKNDFSNIKEIWEKLISLKPDDLSFYEHAETKITQVAGIQKSIQLIYSLFEAHKNNKNKDIPISLLKKILDYDPQDPRARKELIEAYKEKYKGHSYLNEYIKLSSLEQNFRNIHEAIEDFEKHIEFDVGNFVFHRSWGVGRIRSIENNEIVIDFVKKRNHSMSLSLAIESLTALDKSHIWVLKAVSSKEKLKKMIMTKPRWAVETLIKSLGNDTNMREIKAELVPAILSQREWNTWSVKAREQLKTNPMLGNVPGKSDRYMVRMHPVSFEEKLYTQFRAERNFFSRLKTIEEYLEKAEPDTEYFNEMLEYFIGFLRLEEVNENTITSALFLSRLFRKYPYLGEKADFNLSELFERIGDVRELFSKISDTEYKRLFLEYLKINSDKWAEAYKVLLPAYLNKYIIDTLKDAGRTDIIQQIVTELVDRYKEEREAFIWLIRTYIDEKWFMELLSISFERVLINFIHLLDISFREIENSKNVPFNRKINRQVQSFLFQEERIVKYLKSANEEAAIRVYSLLIDVEQLDPSILISIKNIITQKFPDIKLPGEVEAVKSIPRGIMATQASYEAKQKELKHLLEVEVPKNSKEIGAALLLGDLKENAEYKAAKEKQEMLNSTIGKLKEELEKVQIVKPENVDANSIGFGTVVTLLNNDSGKEEVYTIMGPWESDPNKGVISYLSPFGVELYGHKKDENLKFTINEREYDYTVKDIKPAKF; from the coding sequence ATGTCTGATGAGCTTAAAAAGCAATTACAAGAAAAACTGACAGAAGAAAAATGGACACGGGCTGCTTTGTCAAGTTATTCCGTATCTCAGTTCGAAGAGTTTGACAGTCTCATTGATAAAATCCATGGCGAGGGTATTGCAAACGATGCTCTCACAATATGCAATGAGCATCTTACTCATACTCAGAACAGTGTGGTTGCTCTATATATTTCTGGCATATTAAGAATAGAAAAAAGACCTATAGATGATCAGAATCTTACTGCTCTTATAGAACTTTTTGCAGATCATCACAAGTGGAAAATAGTAGAATATCTATGTAACAGGGTTCTTCAGTATGGAGAAAACAGGTTTGCTCTTAAAACCCTTGCCCATTGGTATGAGACAGAGGGCTTGGAAGATAAGAAGCTGGAAATATGGGAAAGACTTATAAAAGTAGATTATGAGGAATCCGAGCTCGTAAAGATACTTGCCCAGAAAAAAGAAGAAAACGGCAAAATCGATGAGGCAATTGATCTCTATAAAAAAGCTCTTCACAGATATATCAATAAGAATGATTTCTCCAACATCAAAGAAATATGGGAAAAGCTAATATCTCTTAAGCCGGATGATTTGAGCTTTTATGAGCATGCAGAGACAAAGATTACTCAGGTAGCGGGTATACAGAAATCCATTCAACTTATCTATTCTCTTTTTGAGGCTCATAAAAACAACAAAAACAAGGATATACCCATATCACTGTTAAAGAAAATATTGGATTACGATCCTCAGGATCCCAGAGCAAGAAAAGAACTCATAGAAGCATATAAAGAAAAGTACAAAGGACACAGCTATCTTAACGAATATATCAAGCTTTCTTCTCTTGAACAGAACTTTAGAAATATTCATGAAGCAATAGAAGATTTTGAAAAGCATATCGAGTTTGATGTTGGTAATTTTGTTTTCCATAGAAGCTGGGGCGTGGGTAGGATAAGAAGCATAGAAAATAATGAGATTGTCATAGACTTTGTCAAGAAGAGAAACCACTCCATGAGTCTTTCTCTTGCGATAGAATCTCTTACCGCTCTTGATAAATCTCACATATGGGTTCTAAAGGCTGTTTCTTCCAAAGAAAAGCTTAAAAAAATGATTATGACAAAACCGAGATGGGCTGTAGAAACTCTTATAAAGAGTCTTGGTAATGATACCAATATGAGAGAAATAAAAGCGGAGCTTGTGCCTGCAATACTATCACAGAGAGAATGGAATACATGGAGTGTAAAGGCAAGAGAGCAGCTTAAGACAAATCCTATGCTTGGTAATGTTCCGGGTAAGTCTGATAGATATATGGTAAGAATGCATCCTGTAAGTTTTGAAGAAAAACTTTATACGCAGTTTAGAGCTGAGAGAAACTTTTTTTCCAGGCTTAAGACAATAGAAGAATATCTTGAGAAAGCAGAACCTGATACAGAATATTTTAATGAGATGCTTGAGTATTTTATAGGTTTTCTAAGACTGGAAGAAGTTAATGAGAATACTATTACTTCAGCTCTGTTTCTTTCTAGGCTTTTTAGAAAATATCCCTACCTGGGAGAAAAAGCAGACTTTAACCTCTCCGAGCTTTTTGAAAGAATTGGGGATGTACGGGAACTGTTTTCCAAAATATCGGATACGGAGTATAAGAGGCTTTTTCTGGAGTATCTTAAGATTAATTCCGATAAATGGGCTGAAGCCTACAAAGTTCTTCTGCCCGCATATCTCAACAAGTATATTATAGACACCCTCAAAGATGCAGGTAGAACTGATATCATACAGCAGATAGTAACAGAGCTTGTCGACAGATACAAGGAAGAAAGAGAGGCTTTTATATGGCTTATAAGAACCTATATTGATGAAAAATGGTTTATGGAGCTTTTATCCATAAGTTTTGAGCGTGTTCTTATCAACTTTATTCATCTTCTTGATATAAGCTTCCGGGAGATAGAGAACAGTAAAAACGTACCTTTTAACCGTAAGATTAACAGGCAGGTACAGTCTTTCCTCTTCCAGGAAGAGAGAATTGTAAAATATCTTAAATCCGCTAATGAGGAAGCTGCAATACGCGTTTACAGTCTTCTTATTGATGTGGAGCAGCTTGACCCCTCAATACTCATATCAATAAAGAATATTATCACTCAAAAGTTTCCGGATATCAAGCTTCCTGGTGAGGTTGAAGCTGTCAAGAGTATCCCCCGTGGTATTATGGCAACACAGGCCAGTTACGAGGCTAAGCAGAAAGAGCTCAAGCATCTTCTTGAAGTTGAAGTTCCTAAGAACTCCAAGGAAATTGGTGCTGCTTTGCTGCTTGGCGACCTAAAGGAAAATGCAGAGTATAAGGCTGCAAAAGAGAAGCAGGAAATGCTCAACTCTACAATAGGTAAACTCAAGGAAGAACTGGAGAAGGTACAGATTGTAAAACCGGAGAATGTTGATGCTAACTCCATAGGATTTGGTACGGTAGTAACTCTTCTCAACAACGACAGCGGCAAGGAAGAGGTTTACACCATTATGGGACCGTGGGAATCCGATCCCAATAAGGGAGTTATATCCTATCTTTCTCCTTTTGGTGTCGAGCTTTACGGACACAAGAAGGATGAGAATCTCAAGTTTACTATCAATGAGAGAGAATACGATTATACAGTAAAAGACATAAAACCCGCTAAGTTTTAA
- the recA gene encoding recombinase RecA — MADNNDVKKEKLKALEAAQLQIEKQFGKGAIMRLGANSLIEGLEVIPSGSIVLDAALGVGGYPKGRIIEIYGPESSGKTTLALHAIAETQKKGGIAAFVDAEHALDPTYAKNLGVNIDELWVSQPSSGEEALEITESLVRSGAVDIIVVDSVAALTPQAEINGDMGDSHVGLQARLMSQALRKLTGAVNKSGTCLIFINQTRMKIGVMFGNPETTTGGNALKFYATIRLDVRKAETINEGADNAVGTKIRVKVVKNKVAPPFKKIELEMEFGKGVSSIASLVDAAVEHGILQKSGSWYSYGEEKIGQGRENAKKFLLDNPELAKNIDTAIRKKLFPHLFKETQKQEEKPAGSKKKKTEEAAGEVLF; from the coding sequence ATGGCAGATAATAATGATGTAAAAAAAGAAAAACTTAAAGCTCTTGAGGCCGCACAGCTTCAGATAGAAAAACAGTTTGGCAAGGGTGCTATTATGCGCCTTGGTGCCAATTCTCTTATAGAAGGACTGGAGGTTATTCCGTCCGGTTCTATCGTCTTGGATGCTGCACTAGGTGTCGGCGGATATCCCAAGGGTAGGATTATAGAGATTTACGGTCCGGAATCTTCTGGTAAAACCACTTTGGCTCTGCACGCTATTGCGGAGACTCAGAAAAAAGGCGGAATAGCCGCCTTTGTCGATGCGGAGCATGCGCTTGATCCTACTTATGCAAAAAACCTGGGTGTAAATATCGATGAGCTTTGGGTGTCTCAGCCTTCGTCGGGTGAGGAGGCTTTAGAGATTACTGAGTCGCTTGTGCGTTCTGGTGCAGTTGATATTATCGTAGTTGATTCTGTTGCTGCTCTTACGCCTCAAGCAGAAATCAATGGCGATATGGGAGATTCTCATGTCGGACTTCAGGCTCGTCTTATGAGTCAGGCACTTAGAAAACTTACCGGTGCTGTCAATAAGTCAGGCACTTGCCTTATTTTTATAAATCAGACAAGAATGAAAATTGGCGTAATGTTTGGCAATCCTGAAACAACAACAGGAGGCAATGCACTCAAGTTTTATGCAACAATCAGACTGGATGTGAGAAAAGCAGAAACAATCAATGAGGGTGCTGATAATGCCGTGGGAACTAAGATTAGAGTCAAGGTTGTTAAGAACAAGGTTGCACCACCGTTTAAAAAAATAGAACTAGAGATGGAGTTTGGCAAGGGTGTTTCTTCTATTGCCAGCCTGGTGGATGCAGCAGTAGAGCATGGAATACTACAAAAAAGCGGAAGCTGGTACTCCTATGGGGAAGAAAAAATCGGACAGGGCAGAGAAAATGCTAAGAAATTTCTGCTTGATAATCCGGAACTTGCAAAAAACATAGATACTGCAATAAGAAAAAAACTATTTCCCCATCTTTTTAAAGAGACACAAAAACAGGAGGAAAAACCAGCGGGTAGCAAGAAAAAAAAGACAGAAGAAGCAGCAGGTGAGGTATTGTTCTAA
- the dtd gene encoding D-aminoacyl-tRNA deacylase — protein MRAVVQRVSSASVSVDGSVVSSIDFGFLVLLGVAACDNKDDAEFLADKVANLRVFSDEDGKLNRSILDIAGQVLVVSQFTLMGDARKGRRPSYNSAAPPALAEELYEYFCIVLSSYGLDVKKGVFRAHMDVRLCNDGPVTILLDSKKLF, from the coding sequence ATGAGGGCTGTTGTACAGCGTGTGTCTTCCGCAAGTGTTTCTGTTGATGGCTCAGTGGTGTCTTCTATAGATTTTGGGTTTCTTGTTCTTCTTGGTGTTGCTGCATGTGATAACAAGGATGATGCCGAGTTTTTGGCGGATAAGGTGGCCAATCTCAGGGTTTTTTCCGATGAGGATGGTAAGCTCAATCGTTCTATTCTGGATATTGCAGGTCAGGTGCTTGTTGTTTCCCAGTTTACTCTTATGGGTGATGCAAGAAAGGGCAGGCGACCTTCTTATAATTCTGCGGCTCCGCCTGCGCTTGCAGAAGAGCTTTACGAGTATTTTTGTATAGTGCTATCTAGTTATGGTTTGGATGTTAAAAAGGGGGTTTTTAGAGCTCATATGGATGTGCGGCTTTGTAACGACGGTCCTGTTACTATTTTGCTTGATTCCAAGAAGCTTTTCTAG